The Bacteroidales bacterium genome includes a region encoding these proteins:
- a CDS encoding radical SAM protein, which produces METHLFNSIIFGPVNSRRLGLSLGINLLPVDKKICSFNCVYCECGLTDSEKLKEIPSVEVVSDELEKKLKELIKDGKTLNSITYAGNGEPTLHPDFDKILKNSVELRNKFAPEAIITVITNSSQLYKPKIANSLQLADKALLKLDTTDNNFFKKINRPAKDISIDEIMSFIENYSGKKIIQTMFLRANFNGELLDNTTETSLKNLASFVSKIKAEEWMIYPIDRPTPEKFLTKIGKEEMDEIGGKLKKLTSVPITIKY; this is translated from the coding sequence ATGGAAACACATTTATTTAACAGCATAATTTTTGGTCCTGTAAATAGCCGCAGACTTGGTCTTTCATTAGGAATAAACTTACTTCCCGTAGATAAAAAAATTTGCTCTTTCAACTGCGTTTATTGTGAATGCGGTTTAACAGATTCAGAAAAGCTGAAAGAAATTCCTTCTGTTGAAGTTGTTTCTGATGAGCTAGAAAAAAAACTCAAAGAACTTATAAAAGATGGCAAAACGCTAAATTCTATTACCTATGCTGGCAACGGAGAACCAACGCTACACCCAGATTTTGACAAAATATTAAAAAACTCTGTTGAGCTAAGAAATAAATTTGCTCCAGAAGCAATTATTACTGTAATTACAAATTCCTCTCAACTTTACAAGCCAAAAATTGCTAATTCTTTACAACTTGCAGATAAAGCTTTGTTAAAACTAGATACAACAGATAATAATTTTTTTAAAAAAATAAACAGACCGGCAAAAGATATAAGCATTGATGAAATAATGAGTTTTATTGAAAATTATTCAGGTAAAAAAATTATTCAAACAATGTTTTTAAGAGCCAATTTTAATGGGGAATTATTAGACAACACAACAGAAACATCTTTAAAAAACTTAGCTTCTTTTGTTTCTAAAATAAAAGCAGAAGAATGGATGATTTATCCGATTGACCGCCCAACTCCTGAAAAATTTTTAACGAAAATAGGAAAAGAAGAAATGGACGAAATCGGAGGAAAATTAAAAAAATTAACAAGCGTTCCAATTACTATAAAATATTAA
- a CDS encoding nucleotidyltransferase domain-containing protein, producing the protein MRNSNKILNGILRIANSKYPDSEIYLYGSQARGDSKKLSDWDLLILLNLQDIPFDVETKIMDDFYDLELETGAIISPLIYSKSDWNERYSMTPLFENIKKEGVRIK; encoded by the coding sequence ATGAGAAATTCGAATAAAATATTAAATGGGATACTTAGGATAGCAAACTCAAAATATCCTGACTCAGAGATTTATTTATATGGTTCGCAAGCTCGTGGTGATTCAAAAAAACTCTCAGATTGGGATTTGTTGATTTTATTAAATCTACAAGACATTCCTTTTGATGTTGAAACAAAGATAATGGATGATTTTTATGATCTGGAATTAGAAACCGGAGCAATAATATCTCCTTTAATTTATTCGAAATCTGATTGGAACGAAAGGTATTCTATGACTCCATTATTTGAAAATATAAAAAAGGAAGGGGTTAGAATAAAATGA
- a CDS encoding cysteine-rich CWC family protein — protein sequence MAEKQTLGYTIKKCPSCGHSFKCYHENILQCDCSKIKLDEKTLLLIKQKYKTCLCPTCLKNFLQ from the coding sequence TTGGCAGAAAAGCAAACCCTTGGCTATACAATAAAAAAGTGCCCTTCTTGTGGACACTCTTTTAAATGTTATCATGAAAATATTTTGCAATGCGATTGCTCAAAAATAAAATTAGATGAAAAAACTCTTTTATTAATCAAGCAAAAATACAAAACTTGCTTGTGTCCAACTTGTCTTAAAAATTTTTTACAATAG
- a CDS encoding HEPN domain-containing protein produces MTGSKDDLIGYRLSRSKDTFEDAKILADKERWNSAINRLYYAAYYAVIAILLKYDFKPTTHNGVKLVFSEHFIKNKIIPKEFGKLYSQLFTWRQKGDYDDLFDFDKDKVIPYFEPVKRLIETIENIINE; encoded by the coding sequence ATGACAGGGTCAAAAGATGATTTGATAGGATATAGATTGTCAAGGTCAAAAGACACCTTTGAGGATGCTAAGATTTTAGCAGATAAAGAGAGATGGAATTCAGCTATAAACAGGCTTTATTATGCAGCTTATTATGCTGTTATTGCAATATTATTAAAGTATGATTTTAAACCAACAACACATAACGGAGTTAAATTAGTGTTTTCAGAGCATTTTATTAAAAATAAAATAATACCAAAGGAATTTGGTAAGTTATATTCACAATTATTTACTTGGAGACAAAAAGGCGATTATGATGATTTGTTCGATTTCGATAAAGATAAGGTAATTCCTTACTTTGAGCCAGTGAAACGATTAATTGAAACAATTGAAAATATAATAAACGAATAA
- the metG gene encoding methionine--tRNA ligase, which produces MKKFNRYTVTTALPYANGPIHIGHLAGVYVPADIYVRFLRKTNRDVLFIGGSDEHGVPITIKARQNNITPQQVVDKYHELIKDSFEKFGISFDIYSRTSKKIHHETASEFFLKLHSEGKLTMMESEQYYDEEAKQFLADRYITGTCPHCGNEKAYGDQCEKCGTSLNATDLIDPKSTLSGSVPVKRKTSHWFLPLDEYEPWLRKWILEEHKEWKTNVYGQCKSWIDQGLHPRAVTRDLDWGVNVPLPDAKGKVLYVWFDAPIGYISAAKDWAEKTGKDWEKYWKNDDSRLIHFIGKDNIVFHCIIFPAMLKAEGSFILPDNVPANEFMNLEGDKISTSKNWAVWLHEYLEDFPEKQDVLRYVLTSNAPETKDNDFTWKDFQAKNNNELAAIFGNFINRAVVLTHKYFDGKITANTKNEELEGILKEITVLKDKIYESLELFRFREALSTFMDIARLGNKYLTEKEPWKIFKENPEEVKSILNTVLQIAANIAVLSEIFLPKTAEKLKSILNMESCSWEQIGSVLLKEGTQINQPVILFEKIEDAEIEKQLEKLNAAKIANACSTANYTPLKEEISFDLFSKIDLRVGKILEAENVPKTKKLMKLTVDLGFEKRTIVSGVSEFFSPEKLINKKIVIVANLGKREIKGVESNGMILYAENPDGTLFLVSPDDSANNGGLVK; this is translated from the coding sequence ATGAAAAAATTTAATAGATATACCGTTACAACAGCGTTGCCATATGCAAATGGACCAATACATATTGGACATTTGGCTGGCGTTTATGTTCCTGCTGATATTTACGTTCGTTTCTTGCGAAAAACAAACAGAGATGTTTTGTTTATTGGTGGCAGCGACGAACACGGAGTTCCAATTACTATAAAAGCTCGACAAAACAATATAACTCCGCAACAAGTTGTAGATAAATACCATGAATTAATCAAAGATTCTTTTGAGAAATTTGGTATTTCTTTCGATATTTATTCAAGAACAAGTAAAAAAATTCATCATGAAACAGCTTCTGAGTTTTTTCTAAAACTACATTCTGAAGGAAAACTAACCATGATGGAATCCGAGCAATATTATGATGAAGAAGCCAAACAATTTCTTGCAGACCGCTATATAACAGGCACTTGTCCACATTGTGGAAACGAAAAAGCCTATGGAGACCAATGCGAAAAATGCGGAACATCGCTAAATGCAACAGATTTAATTGACCCAAAATCTACTTTATCTGGAAGCGTGCCTGTAAAAAGAAAAACATCTCATTGGTTTTTGCCTTTAGATGAATATGAACCTTGGCTTAGAAAGTGGATTTTAGAAGAACACAAAGAGTGGAAAACCAATGTTTATGGACAATGCAAAAGTTGGATAGACCAAGGATTACATCCCCGCGCAGTTACCCGCGATTTAGATTGGGGCGTAAATGTTCCTCTACCAGATGCAAAAGGAAAAGTTTTATACGTTTGGTTTGATGCCCCTATTGGATATATTTCGGCTGCAAAAGACTGGGCAGAAAAAACCGGAAAAGACTGGGAAAAATATTGGAAAAACGACGATTCTCGCCTTATTCATTTTATAGGAAAAGATAATATTGTTTTTCATTGTATTATTTTCCCTGCAATGCTTAAAGCTGAAGGAAGTTTTATTTTACCGGATAATGTCCCCGCAAACGAGTTTATGAATTTAGAAGGCGACAAAATAAGCACTTCTAAAAATTGGGCTGTGTGGCTGCATGAGTATTTAGAAGACTTCCCTGAAAAGCAAGATGTGTTAAGATATGTTTTAACATCAAATGCTCCTGAAACCAAAGATAATGACTTCACTTGGAAAGATTTTCAAGCAAAAAACAATAATGAGCTCGCTGCAATATTTGGCAATTTCATTAATAGAGCTGTTGTTTTAACTCATAAATATTTTGATGGGAAAATTACTGCAAACACAAAAAATGAAGAACTTGAGGGAATTTTAAAAGAAATAACTGTTTTAAAAGATAAAATTTATGAAAGTCTTGAGCTTTTCCGTTTTCGCGAAGCATTAAGCACTTTTATGGATATTGCTAGACTTGGAAATAAATATCTCACTGAAAAAGAACCTTGGAAAATATTTAAAGAAAACCCTGAGGAAGTTAAATCTATTTTAAATACTGTTTTGCAAATTGCTGCAAATATTGCGGTTTTATCTGAAATATTTTTACCCAAAACAGCCGAAAAACTAAAATCCATATTGAACATGGAAAGCTGCTCTTGGGAACAGATTGGAAGCGTTTTGCTTAAAGAAGGAACTCAAATAAATCAACCTGTAATTTTATTTGAAAAAATCGAAGATGCAGAAATTGAAAAACAACTTGAAAAACTTAATGCTGCAAAAATTGCAAATGCTTGTTCTACAGCAAATTATACACCTTTAAAAGAAGAAATAAGTTTTGATCTTTTTTCAAAAATTGATTTACGCGTTGGGAAAATTCTTGAAGCTGAAAATGTTCCAAAAACAAAGAAGTTAATGAAGCTAACCGTTGATTTAGGCTTTGAAAAACGCACCATTGTTTCTGGCGTTTCTGAGTTTTTTTCTCCGGAAAAGCTAATTAATAAAAAAATAGTTATTGTGGCTAATTTAGGAAAACGAGAAATAAAAGGCGTAGAATCAAATGGTATGATTTTATATGCTGAAAATCCTGATGGAACCTTGTTTTTAGTTAGCCCAGATGATTCAGCAAACAATGGTGGTCTTGTGAAATAA
- a CDS encoding YitT family protein, with protein sequence MSQTLGSFKEKAFTKKWFISYGFLVLGTFILAIGYAFFMTPYKIIPGGIYGISIVLHHKFGFPVGMGALCFNLPLTLLGLKILGPKFGVKTFVCFIFTALFTDGLVFVWGPDPLNIHDEVLLASIFGGFIIGIGVGLIFRSRASSGGSDVIASILSKYTKIPLGTQLIIVDSIIVIGGFLIFQDWKIPLYSWLTIFLMGRVIDVVVHGFSDDKTILIISEKSEEIRLAIINDLKRGGTIFKAQGMYGRSEKEVLFTVVNRREVNDLIAYIFEVDPEAFITIQNAHEIIGQGFKSIAEKMEK encoded by the coding sequence ATGAGTCAAACTCTTGGATCATTTAAGGAAAAAGCATTTACCAAAAAATGGTTTATTTCCTATGGGTTTTTAGTGTTGGGAACATTCATTCTTGCTATTGGTTATGCTTTTTTCATGACCCCTTATAAAATTATTCCTGGAGGGATTTATGGTATTTCAATTGTTTTACATCACAAATTTGGTTTCCCTGTTGGAATGGGAGCGCTTTGTTTTAATTTACCTTTGACTTTGCTAGGTTTAAAAATTTTAGGACCTAAATTTGGTGTTAAAACCTTTGTTTGTTTTATTTTTACAGCTCTTTTTACAGATGGATTGGTTTTTGTCTGGGGACCCGATCCTTTAAACATTCATGATGAAGTGTTGTTAGCAAGTATTTTTGGAGGCTTTATAATAGGCATTGGAGTAGGTTTAATCTTTAGATCTAGAGCATCTAGTGGAGGTAGTGACGTTATTGCATCTATTCTCTCAAAATACACCAAAATTCCATTAGGAACACAACTGATAATCGTGGATTCCATCATTGTAATTGGCGGTTTTTTGATATTTCAAGATTGGAAAATTCCTCTTTATTCCTGGCTTACCATTTTCTTGATGGGAAGAGTGATAGATGTTGTAGTCCATGGATTTTCAGATGATAAAACTATTCTCATTATTTCTGAAAAAAGTGAGGAGATTCGTTTAGCTATTATCAATGATTTAAAAAGAGGAGGAACGATATTCAAAGCTCAAGGAATGTATGGTCGTTCAGAAAAGGAAGTACTTTTTACTGTTGTGAACCGAAGAGAGGTTAATGACTTGATTGCCTATATCTTTGAAGTTGATCCAGAAGCCTTTATAACCATTCAAAATGCACATGAAATTATTGGACAGGGATTTAAATCTATAGCAGAAAAAATGGAAAAATAG
- a CDS encoding adenosylhomocysteinase, producing MSTSQTDLKMDYKVKDISLAEWGRKEIEIAEKEMPGLMSIRKKYGNEKPLKGVRIMGSLHMTIQTAVLIETLKELGANVRWASCNIFSTQDHAAAAIAATGTPVFAWKGETLEEYWWATSQALNFNGKGPQLIVDDGGDATLMIHKGVEIEKNPKLLDTPVKTADEKALFKTLKEIYVENPTRWQDLVKEWKGVSEETTTGVHRLYQMMEKGELLVPAINVNDSVTKSKFDNLYGCRESLADGIKRATDVMIAGKVVVVCGYGDVGKGCANSMRSYGARVITTEIDPICALQAAMEGYEITTIEEALKEGNIFVTTTGNRDVITIEHMAKMKDEAIVCNIGHFDNEIQVEQLENYPGIKKINIKPQVDKYIFPDGHCIYLLAEGRLVNLGCATGHPSFVMSNSFTNQTLAQIELWKNNYEVGVYRLPKHLDEEVARLHLDQLGVKLTKLTKEQADYIGVPVNGPYKADHYRY from the coding sequence ATGAGTACATCACAAACAGATTTAAAAATGGACTATAAAGTAAAAGATATATCTCTAGCAGAGTGGGGAAGAAAAGAAATAGAAATTGCAGAAAAAGAAATGCCCGGCTTAATGTCGATAAGAAAAAAATATGGTAATGAAAAGCCTTTAAAAGGCGTTCGCATAATGGGCTCTTTGCATATGACAATTCAAACGGCAGTTTTAATAGAAACCCTTAAAGAACTTGGAGCAAATGTTCGTTGGGCAAGCTGTAATATTTTTTCTACACAAGACCACGCTGCTGCTGCAATAGCTGCTACAGGAACACCTGTTTTTGCATGGAAAGGCGAAACTCTCGAAGAATATTGGTGGGCAACATCTCAAGCATTGAACTTTAATGGCAAAGGACCTCAACTAATCGTAGATGACGGTGGCGACGCAACATTAATGATTCATAAAGGAGTAGAAATTGAAAAAAACCCAAAACTTCTGGATACTCCTGTAAAAACAGCCGATGAAAAAGCATTATTTAAAACTTTGAAAGAAATATATGTTGAAAACCCAACACGTTGGCAAGACCTTGTTAAAGAATGGAAGGGCGTTTCAGAAGAAACAACAACAGGAGTACATCGTTTATATCAAATGATGGAAAAGGGAGAATTGCTTGTGCCAGCTATAAATGTAAATGACAGCGTAACAAAATCTAAATTTGACAATTTATATGGTTGTAGAGAATCTTTGGCTGACGGCATAAAACGAGCTACTGACGTAATGATTGCAGGGAAAGTTGTTGTTGTTTGTGGTTATGGAGATGTTGGTAAAGGTTGTGCTAACTCTATGCGTTCGTATGGAGCACGCGTTATAACAACAGAAATTGACCCAATTTGTGCATTACAAGCTGCAATGGAAGGTTATGAAATAACAACAATTGAAGAAGCTCTAAAAGAAGGAAATATTTTTGTTACAACCACAGGAAACCGTGATGTAATAACCATAGAACACATGGCAAAAATGAAAGATGAGGCAATTGTTTGCAATATCGGACATTTCGACAATGAAATTCAAGTAGAACAACTTGAAAATTATCCAGGAATAAAGAAAATAAACATAAAACCTCAAGTTGATAAATATATTTTCCCTGATGGACATTGCATTTATTTGTTAGCAGAAGGAAGATTAGTGAACTTAGGTTGTGCAACAGGACATCCTTCTTTTGTAATGAGTAATTCTTTTACAAACCAAACGTTAGCACAAATTGAGCTTTGGAAAAATAATTATGAAGTTGGCGTTTACAGATTGCCAAAACATTTAGACGAAGAAGTTGCTAGACTACACCTTGACCAACTTGGCGTTAAACTCACAAAACTCACAAAAGAACAAGCAGATTATATTGGCGTGCCTGTAAATGGTCCTTATAAAGCCGATCATTACAGATACTAG
- a CDS encoding peptidase S41: MKYFLLFTFIFISSFSYSQKKGVFIADSDTAFSKSSDINMISCDEQQIKNLDLLCKVWGFVKYYHPSIAAGKYNWDNELFRFLPKYLAVKTNEERNDTLFSWINNLGPVSGKGNKIKIKSNTKCVPNLDWISDTTVFGSDLSNLLVNIKNTKRKKQHYYVSFLENIGNPVFKNERLYKDASFNDFGIRVLTVFRYYNIIEYFFPHKNVIGENWQDIPAEFIEKIILAENDFDVQKTILEMITRINDTQAKTNFNEAFSNEFYGRNYANYKISFIENYAVVSGYINPSLVAKNVDLQIGDIIMGIEGENTLKKVERLKNYSPASNDFSKLNVISQDLLRTNKRSLNITFVRNNKTSSSNVPCYPPSSLYTKKEISSSDIKPTWRFLTSEIGYIFLGTIENRDVPKMMRELRPTSGIIIDLRCVPSDFVVFSLSQYIHIQKTAFAKFSKTNIQNPGEFTFTKPVYAPKIKHPYNGKIVILVNELTQDLAEYTAMSLGSTSTATIIGSTTSGANGNVSDVILPWGISTSFSGVGVYYPDGKETQRVGVTIDEIIRPSLSGFLFGRDEALEKAVQIIKNK, translated from the coding sequence ATGAAATATTTTTTGCTTTTTACCTTCATTTTTATTTCATCTTTTTCTTATTCACAAAAAAAAGGTGTTTTTATAGCAGATAGTGATACTGCTTTTTCAAAATCCAGCGACATTAACATGATTAGTTGCGATGAACAACAAATAAAAAATCTAGATTTATTATGTAAAGTTTGGGGATTTGTAAAATATTATCACCCTTCTATTGCTGCTGGAAAATATAATTGGGACAATGAACTTTTCAGATTTTTACCAAAATATTTAGCTGTAAAAACGAATGAAGAGCGAAACGACACATTGTTTAGCTGGATAAATAATCTTGGTCCTGTTAGCGGAAAAGGAAATAAAATAAAAATAAAAAGCAATACCAAATGCGTTCCCAATCTTGATTGGATTTCTGATACAACAGTTTTTGGCAGCGATCTTTCTAATTTGCTTGTAAACATAAAAAACACTAAACGAAAAAAACAACATTATTATGTCTCTTTTTTAGAAAATATTGGAAATCCTGTTTTTAAAAATGAAAGACTATATAAAGATGCTTCATTTAATGACTTTGGCATTAGAGTTTTAACTGTTTTTAGATATTACAATATTATCGAATATTTTTTTCCACACAAAAACGTTATTGGTGAAAATTGGCAAGACATTCCTGCTGAGTTCATAGAAAAAATCATTCTCGCGGAAAATGACTTTGATGTGCAAAAAACAATTCTTGAAATGATTACAAGAATTAACGACACACAAGCAAAAACGAATTTTAACGAAGCTTTTTCCAACGAGTTTTACGGTAGAAATTATGCTAATTATAAAATTTCATTTATTGAGAACTATGCTGTTGTTAGCGGATATATCAACCCTTCGTTGGTTGCTAAAAATGTCGATTTACAAATTGGCGACATTATTATGGGAATAGAGGGTGAAAATACTCTTAAAAAAGTTGAACGGTTAAAAAATTATTCGCCAGCTTCTAACGATTTTTCAAAATTGAATGTTATTTCCCAAGATTTGCTTAGAACCAATAAAAGAAGCCTGAATATCACATTCGTAAGGAATAATAAAACTTCTTCAAGCAATGTTCCATGCTATCCTCCAAGCTCATTATATACAAAAAAGGAAATATCTTCAAGCGATATTAAACCAACATGGCGTTTTTTAACATCAGAGATAGGTTATATTTTTTTAGGAACTATTGAAAACAGAGATGTTCCAAAAATGATGAGAGAATTAAGACCAACATCTGGAATTATTATTGATTTACGTTGTGTTCCAAGCGATTTTGTTGTGTTTTCTTTGAGCCAATACATCCATATCCAAAAAACAGCTTTTGCTAAATTCTCAAAAACAAATATTCAAAATCCTGGAGAGTTTACATTTACCAAACCTGTTTATGCTCCTAAAATAAAACACCCATATAATGGAAAAATAGTAATTTTAGTTAACGAACTAACTCAAGATTTAGCAGAATACACAGCAATGTCGTTGGGATCAACTTCTACCGCAACCATTATTGGAAGCACAACTTCTGGTGCAAATGGTAATGTTAGCGATGTTATTTTGCCTTGGGGTATATCAACTTCTTTTTCAGGAGTAGGAGTTTATTATCCTGATGGTAAAGAAACCCAGCGCGTAGGTGTTACTATTGACGAAATAATAAGACCATCTCTTAGTGGTTTTTTATTTGGCAGAGACGAAGCTCTTGAAAAAGCAGTTCAAATAATTAAAAACAAATAA